A genomic window from Aestuariirhabdus litorea includes:
- a CDS encoding chemotaxis protein CheV, with product MAGVLDSVNQRTQLVGENRLELLLFRLNGKQLYGINVFKVKEVLQCPQLTMLPKSSPVVRGVANIRGGTIPILDMNMATGKGPLEDLSNAFVIITEYNMKVQGFLVQMVDRIVNMNWADIHPPPRGTGMDHYLTAVTRVDDQLVEIIDVEKILAEVAPQSDEVSPDLITDEVTTHALSQKVLVADDSAVARKQVQRCLENIGVEVVVKNDGRQALEYLKELVADGSDINSHLLMMISDIEMPEMDGYTLTTEVRADPCLAGLYIVLHTSLSGVFNKAMVEKVGANDFIAKFNPDDLAGSVIKRFQIETQ from the coding sequence ATGGCAGGAGTGTTGGATAGTGTCAACCAGCGGACGCAGCTGGTTGGTGAGAATAGACTCGAATTGCTGCTGTTTCGCCTAAATGGCAAGCAGTTGTATGGCATCAACGTCTTTAAGGTCAAGGAGGTACTTCAGTGCCCCCAGCTGACCATGTTGCCGAAAAGCAGTCCGGTGGTCAGGGGGGTTGCCAATATCCGGGGGGGAACCATCCCTATTCTCGATATGAACATGGCGACAGGCAAGGGGCCTCTTGAGGACCTGAGCAATGCTTTTGTGATTATCACCGAATACAATATGAAGGTGCAGGGCTTCCTGGTGCAGATGGTTGACCGCATCGTTAACATGAATTGGGCTGATATACATCCGCCCCCCCGTGGCACCGGGATGGACCATTACCTGACGGCGGTAACTCGGGTGGATGACCAGCTGGTCGAGATCATCGATGTGGAAAAAATCCTTGCTGAAGTGGCTCCCCAGAGCGACGAGGTAAGCCCTGACCTGATTACCGATGAGGTGACGACCCATGCGTTGTCCCAGAAGGTTCTGGTAGCTGATGACTCTGCCGTGGCGCGTAAGCAGGTTCAGCGCTGCCTGGAGAATATCGGCGTCGAAGTGGTGGTTAAAAATGATGGCCGCCAGGCGCTGGAGTATCTCAAGGAGCTGGTGGCCGATGGAAGTGATATCAATAGCCATCTGCTGATGATGATTTCTGATATTGAGATGCCCGAAATGGATGGGTACACTCTCACCACCGAAGTCAGGGCGGACCCGTGCCTGGCAGGTCTTTATATCGTACTTCATACCTCGTTAAGTGGCGTTTTCAACAAGGCCATGGTGGAGAAGGTGGGGGCGAACGATTTTATTGCCAAATTTAACCCGGATGATCTCGCAGGTAGTGTGATCAAGCGTTTTCAGATCGAAACCCAGTAG
- the flgB gene encoding flagellar basal body rod protein FlgB translates to MAISFDKALGIHPAALQFRAQRAEVLANNLANADTPGFKARDIDFASVMKQQLSTQGNESAVALEKTHPGHVSGFIDEVEGGELLYRIATQPSVDGNTVDTQREIAEFTQNKIAFDSSFTFLNAKFKGLSTAIRGQ, encoded by the coding sequence ATGGCAATCAGTTTTGACAAGGCATTAGGTATCCACCCGGCGGCGCTGCAGTTTCGTGCACAACGGGCCGAGGTGCTGGCCAATAATCTCGCCAATGCTGACACCCCCGGCTTCAAGGCTCGGGACATCGACTTTGCTTCAGTGATGAAGCAGCAACTTTCCACTCAGGGTAACGAGAGCGCAGTGGCCCTGGAGAAAACACACCCCGGCCATGTTTCAGGGTTTATCGATGAAGTGGAGGGGGGGGAGTTGCTGTATCGGATCGCCACTCAACCCTCCGTTGATGGAAACACCGTCGATACCCAGCGGGAGATTGCTGAATTTACCCAGAACAAGATCGCCTTTGACTCCAGCTTCACATTCCTGAATGCGAAGTTCAAAGGTCTGAGCACTGCCATTAGAGGTCAATAA
- a CDS encoding protein-glutamate O-methyltransferase CheR, with protein sequence MADIGLTQGRASASATGDFEVFSEFLEKACGIVLGKNKEYLVKSRLRKILANHQIGSLSELVKRINAQPRGGLRSEVVDAMTTNETLWFRDSYPFEVLKTRILPDLAKRYPGQRLRIWSAACSSGQEPYSQSIIIDEFERTSLGQLRGGVQIVATDLSSKVLGEAKLGEYDSLALGRGLSDERLEKYFTPLDGRRWQVKPAIKQRIDFRAINLQDSYVTLGKFDVVFCRNVLIYFSADFKRDILTRIHATLKPGGYLFLGASEALNGLSHLYEMVQCRPGIMYIAK encoded by the coding sequence TTGGCCGATATCGGACTAACTCAAGGCCGCGCCAGTGCTTCGGCGACAGGTGATTTCGAGGTGTTCAGCGAGTTCCTCGAGAAGGCCTGCGGTATTGTGCTGGGTAAAAACAAGGAGTATCTGGTCAAGAGTCGGCTACGTAAAATCCTTGCCAACCATCAAATTGGTTCGCTCAGTGAATTGGTAAAGCGCATCAATGCCCAGCCTCGGGGCGGGTTGAGGAGTGAGGTGGTCGATGCCATGACCACCAACGAGACCCTCTGGTTTCGTGATAGCTACCCCTTCGAGGTGCTTAAAACACGTATCTTACCCGACCTTGCAAAGCGCTATCCCGGCCAGCGCCTGAGGATCTGGTCCGCCGCATGCTCATCAGGGCAGGAACCCTACTCCCAAAGCATTATTATCGATGAGTTCGAGCGGACCAGCCTCGGCCAGCTTCGTGGTGGCGTGCAGATTGTTGCGACGGACCTGTCGAGCAAAGTGCTGGGGGAGGCCAAGCTGGGCGAGTACGACTCCCTTGCGCTGGGGCGTGGGCTGTCGGATGAGCGCCTGGAAAAATACTTTACCCCTCTTGATGGCCGGCGGTGGCAGGTCAAACCAGCGATCAAGCAGCGTATCGACTTCAGGGCGATCAACCTGCAGGACAGCTATGTCACCCTGGGTAAGTTCGACGTTGTTTTTTGCCGGAATGTCCTGATCTATTTTTCGGCGGATTTCAAACGCGACATACTTACCCGTATTCACGCTACCCTCAAGCCGGGAGGCTATCTGTTCCTGGGCGCGTCGGAGGCGCTCAATGGACTTTCCCACCTTTATGAGATGGTGCAGTGCCGTCCCGGTATCATGTATATCGCTAAATAG
- a CDS encoding flagella synthesis protein FlgN, giving the protein MPQRTILDLCLHDSKTVTALHNLLTQERKALEERDAESLESLLGSKNSLINLLNESASKRTQLLAEQGFEHNREGMKRYIATLSPEQSEELSELWSELEEGLESCKELNLVNAKVLQHTRTAVDRLLTIYRGSAAKSVSLYGEDGSATRANEHRSITKA; this is encoded by the coding sequence ATGCCGCAGCGCACCATCCTCGACCTTTGTCTGCACGATAGTAAAACCGTCACCGCCCTTCACAACCTGCTAACCCAAGAGCGAAAAGCGCTGGAAGAGCGTGATGCTGAGTCCCTCGAGTCTCTTCTCGGTAGTAAAAACAGCCTTATCAACCTACTTAATGAGAGCGCCTCAAAGCGCACTCAGCTGCTCGCTGAGCAGGGCTTTGAGCACAACCGTGAGGGAATGAAGCGCTACATAGCAACGCTGTCCCCCGAACAAAGCGAGGAGCTGTCCGAACTCTGGTCGGAGCTGGAGGAAGGACTGGAAAGCTGCAAAGAGCTCAATCTGGTCAATGCCAAGGTATTGCAACACACTCGCACAGCGGTTGACAGACTGCTCACAATCTATAGAGGTTCTGCCGCAAAATCTGTTAGCCTCTATGGAGAGGACGGGTCAGCGACCCGGGCGAACGAACACCGCAGTATTACCAAAGCTTGA
- a CDS encoding flagellar brake protein → MDSKDDYRLLTNPREIASYLKASSDHQEAVTVYFPAKEQGYRSLFVEIDLDRGEIELDSLAPTPGDSLMRNHEKFHVIGSVSGVQLRFDDNVLERLSQDKDGRQGYRIKLPQKVRYMQRRDAFRARIPYSTHIKAVLQDEELPNPLRARLVDISATGCRLVINKAELESLPLRNGSGFSSLKFQIPGSAEIDTMATVRNVLIREEVDEVQVGIEYCNLSGLNERYIDRFVNQLQRDSRHGAA, encoded by the coding sequence ATGGACTCCAAAGACGATTATCGCCTGCTCACCAACCCCAGAGAGATTGCCAGCTACCTGAAGGCATCGAGTGACCATCAAGAGGCGGTAACGGTCTACTTCCCTGCCAAAGAGCAAGGTTACCGATCCCTGTTTGTGGAGATTGACCTGGATCGGGGTGAAATTGAGCTTGACTCCCTGGCCCCTACTCCAGGGGACAGCTTGATGAGAAATCACGAGAAATTCCACGTCATCGGCAGTGTTTCCGGTGTACAGCTCAGATTTGATGACAACGTGTTGGAGCGGCTAAGTCAGGACAAGGACGGCCGCCAAGGCTATCGTATAAAGCTTCCCCAGAAGGTGCGCTATATGCAGCGCCGCGATGCGTTTCGAGCGCGCATCCCCTACAGCACCCACATCAAGGCAGTCCTGCAGGATGAGGAGCTACCAAACCCGTTAAGGGCGCGGCTGGTCGATATATCCGCAACCGGCTGTCGTTTAGTCATCAACAAAGCCGAACTGGAATCTCTCCCACTGCGCAACGGATCCGGCTTTAGTTCGCTCAAATTCCAGATACCTGGCAGTGCAGAGATCGACACCATGGCCACCGTTCGTAACGTATTGATCCGGGAGGAGGTCGACGAGGTGCAGGTGGGTATAGAGTATTGCAACCTGAGCGGCCTCAACGAGCGTTATATAGACCGCTTCGTTAACCAGCTTCAGCGGGACTCTCGTCACGGCGCCGCATAG
- a CDS encoding DMT family transporter, with protein sequence MDSPQRLRLVAYTGLIIATLSWAGNALVGKYTAGSIPPMTLSMGRWSLALIILLPIAGLQLWQHRAVVRQYFWKLLLLSILSITCYNSFLYIAVQKSTAINITLITTAMPIAAIAFAYWILGERPRLKQVSGVLLSLVGLLILISEARWQRLAGLEFQAGDLVMTLATVCWALYSILLKKFSPPLPPATLLLTLILMGTPVIAPFYYWESLTSNYTASLDELWVFAYVAVLPSIVAYLCWNNGVKTLGSTVPTLFSYLIPIFTILLAIPLLGEQLFLYHAVGGALTFAGLYLSTRS encoded by the coding sequence ATGGACTCACCGCAGCGCTTACGCCTGGTCGCTTATACGGGCCTCATTATCGCAACCCTGTCCTGGGCCGGTAATGCCCTGGTGGGAAAATATACCGCCGGATCCATTCCTCCGATGACCCTCTCCATGGGACGCTGGAGCCTGGCCCTGATCATTCTGCTGCCAATCGCCGGCCTACAGCTGTGGCAACACCGCGCCGTCGTACGCCAGTACTTTTGGAAACTGCTGCTGCTCTCGATACTGAGCATCACCTGCTACAACAGTTTTCTCTACATCGCTGTTCAAAAATCAACTGCCATCAACATCACCCTGATCACCACCGCCATGCCGATCGCCGCGATCGCATTTGCTTACTGGATACTGGGGGAGCGCCCGCGTCTCAAACAGGTGTCGGGAGTACTGCTGTCCCTGGTGGGTTTGTTGATCCTGATCAGCGAAGCCCGGTGGCAACGGCTGGCAGGCCTGGAATTCCAGGCAGGCGACCTGGTGATGACTCTGGCAACGGTCTGCTGGGCGCTCTACTCCATCTTGCTGAAAAAGTTTTCCCCTCCCCTTCCCCCCGCGACCCTGCTGCTGACGCTCATCCTCATGGGAACGCCCGTTATTGCCCCCTTCTACTATTGGGAGAGCCTAACCAGCAACTACACCGCCAGCCTCGATGAGCTATGGGTCTTTGCTTACGTGGCCGTCCTGCCCTCCATCGTTGCCTACCTGTGCTGGAACAATGGAGTGAAAACCCTCGGCTCTACGGTGCCCACCCTGTTCAGTTACCTGATCCCGATCTTCACCATTTTGCTCGCGATACCGCTGCTCGGGGAGCAGCTGTTCCTCTACCACGCGGTGGGAGGTGCTCTAACCTTTGCCGGACTCTATCTCTCAACCCGTTCCTGA
- a CDS encoding ABC transporter ATP-binding protein, with product MILTTHQLCKGFEHPLLQDINLQVAQGEVVLLLGESGSGKSTLLNLLAGMLTPDSGQIEIAGHPLHSMNDAERTRMRRRHIGFIYQHYNLIPTLTVEENLRLPLQLNNIQGVEERPFQLLERVGLLEAAQRMPASLSGGEQQRVAICRALVHSPSLILADEPTGSLDNVTARKVVDLMFEQVRALGQTLMVVSHNEALQTQVDASYRLHDGHLVPLP from the coding sequence GTGATCCTGACAACCCACCAGCTCTGTAAAGGCTTCGAGCACCCCCTGTTGCAGGATATCAACCTCCAGGTGGCACAAGGCGAAGTGGTGCTCCTACTGGGGGAGAGTGGCTCGGGAAAATCCACCCTGCTCAACCTGTTGGCCGGCATGCTGACACCGGACAGTGGTCAGATAGAGATTGCCGGCCACCCACTTCACAGCATGAACGACGCCGAGCGAACCCGGATGCGAAGGCGCCATATCGGTTTCATTTACCAGCATTACAATTTGATCCCAACCCTGACCGTTGAGGAAAACCTGCGCCTACCGCTGCAGCTTAACAACATACAGGGGGTGGAAGAGCGCCCCTTCCAGCTGCTCGAACGGGTTGGGCTCCTTGAAGCGGCACAGCGCATGCCCGCCTCCCTGTCCGGCGGCGAGCAACAACGCGTCGCGATCTGCAGGGCGCTGGTACACTCCCCCTCCTTGATATTGGCTGATGAGCCGACCGGAAGCCTGGACAACGTAACCGCCCGCAAGGTGGTTGACCTGATGTTTGAACAGGTCCGGGCTCTTGGACAAACACTGATGGTGGTCAGCCATAACGAGGCCCTCCAGACGCAAGTAGACGCGAGCTATCGGCTGCACGACGGGCACCTGGTCCCGCTGCCATGA
- the flgC gene encoding flagellar basal body rod protein FlgC produces the protein MSLANVFTIAGSGMSAQSIRLNATSSNIANAETVSSSIDETYRARYPVFAHALDEAGQEGSLFDEQPSEVGAGVRVMGVVESQQELEARYDPNHPMANDEGYVYYPNVNVVEQMADMISASRSFQTNVDVLNTAKTMMQKVLTLGQ, from the coding sequence ATGTCTTTGGCTAACGTCTTTACCATTGCGGGTTCCGGTATGAGTGCCCAGTCAATCCGCCTCAATGCGACCTCCAGCAATATTGCCAATGCGGAGACGGTCAGCAGCAGTATCGATGAGACCTACCGCGCCCGCTACCCGGTTTTCGCCCATGCACTGGACGAAGCAGGGCAGGAGGGCTCCCTGTTTGATGAGCAACCTTCTGAAGTCGGTGCGGGGGTACGTGTGATGGGTGTTGTAGAGAGCCAGCAGGAGCTGGAGGCGCGTTACGACCCTAACCACCCGATGGCGAATGATGAGGGTTATGTCTACTACCCCAACGTCAATGTGGTTGAACAGATGGCCGACATGATCTCGGCATCGCGTTCCTTCCAGACCAATGTGGATGTGCTGAACACCGCTAAAACCATGATGCAAAAAGTCCTCACACTGGGGCAGTAA
- the flgM gene encoding flagellar biosynthesis anti-sigma factor FlgM, whose product MAININNNLLNPAGARSSESRDRQGDAIGTDSKEGQNSVAKPVTARTDSVNLSSEGKNLRQIEDKLSSQPEIDQDKVARIKKAIAEGSYQVDARKLADNLFAMEAQLNKL is encoded by the coding sequence ATGGCCATCAACATAAACAACAATCTGCTCAATCCAGCAGGCGCCCGCAGCAGCGAAAGTCGTGATCGCCAGGGCGACGCTATAGGCACCGACAGCAAAGAGGGGCAAAATAGTGTTGCAAAGCCCGTCACGGCTCGAACAGACTCAGTCAATCTGAGCTCTGAAGGCAAGAACCTGCGCCAGATTGAGGACAAGCTCTCCAGCCAGCCCGAGATCGACCAGGACAAGGTGGCTCGCATCAAAAAAGCAATTGCCGAGGGCTCCTACCAGGTAGATGCCCGTAAACTTGCTGACAACCTCTTTGCCATGGAGGCTCAGCTCAACAAACTCTGA
- a CDS encoding TIGR04283 family arsenosugar biosynthesis glycosyltransferase, whose product MRISVIIPALNEALSIAASLNALQPLRARGHEVILVDGGSHDETPSLAEDLVDRLLYAESGRAKQMMAGAAAAEGDLLLFLHADTRLPDAADRLLGEACEKGDWGRFDLRLSGGHWLFPIIAWFINKRSRLTGIATGDQAIFVRPSLFWSAGGFADIPLMEDIEISRRLKKRGAPVCINTPLVTSSRRWESRGVFRTVALMWKLRFLYFLGVSPEILADQYRRQE is encoded by the coding sequence ATGAGAATCTCGGTCATTATCCCAGCCCTTAATGAGGCCCTCTCCATTGCTGCCAGCCTGAATGCCCTGCAGCCACTTCGGGCCAGGGGGCATGAGGTTATTCTGGTGGATGGCGGCAGCCATGATGAAACTCCCTCATTGGCGGAGGATCTGGTGGATCGACTTCTATACGCAGAGTCTGGCAGGGCTAAGCAGATGATGGCTGGCGCGGCTGCCGCAGAGGGGGATCTGCTGCTGTTCCTTCACGCCGATACCCGGCTTCCGGACGCGGCAGACCGGCTGCTGGGCGAAGCCTGTGAAAAAGGGGATTGGGGGCGATTCGACCTGCGCCTGAGCGGGGGGCACTGGTTGTTTCCGATTATTGCCTGGTTTATCAACAAGCGATCTCGTTTGACCGGTATAGCGACCGGGGACCAGGCCATTTTCGTGCGCCCTTCGCTGTTCTGGTCCGCGGGCGGTTTCGCCGATATTCCCTTGATGGAAGATATTGAGATTAGCCGTCGACTAAAAAAGCGAGGTGCTCCGGTCTGTATCAATACACCATTGGTGACATCGAGCCGCCGCTGGGAGTCCAGGGGCGTTTTCAGGACGGTAGCACTCATGTGGAAGTTGAGGTTTTTGTATTTTCTGGGTGTTTCTCCCGAGATCCTTGCTGACCAATATCGTCGTCAGGAGTAG
- a CDS encoding TIGR04282 family arsenosugar biosynthesis glycosyltransferase, producing the protein MSLSKAILLFAKPPVSGRVKTRLIPSLGVEVATQVHAELLLHCASTLAQCPGVERQLWAGFDPQNPAFQEPVFKGWKRYLQVDGDLGDRMAAATAVALSHAQRAVVVGSDCPAMTPAYIEAAFEALEHHPVVLGPAEDGGYVLVGTRERVPELFQGIDWGSDRVLQQSRERLRKEGVGWVELETLWDVDRPEDFRRWRGR; encoded by the coding sequence ATGAGCCTTTCTAAAGCGATACTGCTGTTTGCCAAACCACCGGTCAGCGGGAGGGTAAAAACCCGCTTGATCCCGAGCCTTGGTGTGGAGGTGGCGACCCAGGTGCATGCCGAGCTGCTGCTTCACTGTGCCAGCACCCTGGCGCAGTGCCCTGGGGTTGAGCGACAGTTGTGGGCGGGTTTCGACCCGCAGAACCCGGCCTTTCAGGAACCGGTGTTTAAGGGTTGGAAACGATATCTGCAGGTTGATGGGGATCTGGGGGATCGCATGGCTGCGGCAACCGCTGTGGCGTTGTCCCACGCTCAACGGGCTGTGGTGGTCGGCAGCGATTGCCCGGCGATGACTCCGGCCTATATTGAAGCTGCCTTCGAGGCCCTTGAGCATCATCCCGTGGTGCTCGGGCCCGCTGAGGATGGTGGTTATGTTCTGGTCGGCACTCGTGAGCGGGTTCCTGAGCTGTTTCAGGGTATTGATTGGGGCAGTGACAGGGTTTTGCAGCAGAGCCGGGAGCGGTTAAGGAAAGAAGGGGTAGGCTGGGTTGAGCTTGAGACTCTATGGGATGTAGATCGCCCGGAGGATTTCAGGCGCTGGCGCGGCCGCTAG
- a CDS encoding M23 family metallopeptidase encodes MGVKWLSVGALLLAFVAGAAVAEATSLTQGSLYIGRTDSANQVWVGKRRIRVSDNGTFVMGFDRDAPLQQHYRLVFPDGREELKTLELAPREYRIQRIEGIAKRIMQPNSEDLVRIRAENARVRSARKQDLAHQFFAKPFIWPLTGPISGVYGSQRFYNGEPRRPHYGVDVAAPTGTRVVAPADAVITFAEPDLFFSGGTLIMDHGHGVSSSFLHLSRLLVKAGERVKQGQVVAEVGATGRVTGPHLDWRMNWFEQRIDPTLLVPPMSEVIAQERVER; translated from the coding sequence ATGGGTGTGAAGTGGTTGTCGGTTGGTGCTCTGTTGTTGGCGTTTGTGGCGGGGGCCGCTGTGGCGGAGGCAACCTCGCTTACCCAGGGCAGTCTCTATATTGGCCGTACCGACAGTGCCAACCAAGTGTGGGTTGGAAAGCGGCGTATACGGGTCTCCGACAACGGCACCTTTGTGATGGGGTTCGACCGGGATGCGCCGCTTCAGCAGCATTACCGGCTGGTGTTTCCCGATGGTCGAGAAGAGCTGAAAACCCTGGAGCTGGCACCTCGGGAGTATCGGATTCAGCGGATCGAAGGGATAGCGAAACGGATTATGCAACCGAACTCGGAGGATTTGGTGCGAATTCGTGCAGAAAATGCGCGGGTGCGCTCTGCGCGCAAACAGGACCTGGCCCACCAGTTTTTCGCCAAACCCTTCATTTGGCCCCTGACCGGACCCATATCGGGCGTCTATGGTAGCCAGCGCTTCTATAATGGTGAGCCGCGTCGTCCCCATTACGGGGTTGATGTAGCAGCGCCAACCGGAACTCGGGTGGTGGCACCGGCTGACGCGGTCATCACTTTTGCCGAGCCGGACCTGTTTTTTTCCGGAGGGACGCTCATCATGGACCACGGCCACGGTGTTTCCTCCAGTTTTCTTCACCTGAGCCGACTTCTCGTCAAGGCAGGGGAGCGGGTGAAACAGGGCCAGGTGGTGGCCGAGGTGGGTGCAACGGGGCGGGTTACCGGCCCCCACCTGGATTGGCGAATGAACTGGTTCGAACAGCGCATTGACCCAACCCTGCTGGTGCCACCCATGTCTGAAGTGATCGCTCAGGAACGGGTTGAGAGATAG
- the flgA gene encoding flagellar basal body P-ring formation chaperone FlgA yields the protein MRPRLRSYLTLFAAALFAPLSGAQELAPNSADLKQIQVRVKSYLLEQATQRQRGDSLSRIEVEINPLDPRLQLPRCSEPTTLIEDSRHHRAGRQTVRVECRGEQPWGIYLSATVKVFRQVITANRLINKRESVNPEDLLLEEHDVTELRSGYFTALDSLTHMQAKRTIRPGQPLSPSLLQAQQLIEKGDTVTIEARGNGLTVRMMGTALSDGEANEQIRVKNNSSEKIIRATVTGPKRVEIVI from the coding sequence ATGAGACCCAGACTTCGTTCCTACTTGACTCTTTTCGCCGCCGCCCTCTTTGCACCTTTATCCGGCGCACAGGAGCTGGCACCGAATAGCGCCGATCTCAAGCAGATTCAAGTGCGCGTGAAGAGTTATCTATTGGAACAGGCAACCCAGCGCCAGAGGGGGGACTCCCTTAGCCGCATAGAGGTCGAGATCAATCCGCTGGATCCTCGCCTGCAGCTCCCAAGATGCTCTGAGCCCACCACACTGATCGAAGACTCCCGCCACCACCGAGCAGGACGCCAAACGGTTCGTGTCGAGTGTCGCGGGGAGCAGCCCTGGGGGATCTATCTAAGCGCAACCGTCAAAGTATTCCGGCAGGTGATCACCGCTAACCGCTTGATCAACAAGCGGGAATCCGTTAACCCGGAAGACCTGCTGCTTGAAGAGCACGACGTAACAGAACTCCGCTCTGGCTACTTTACTGCCCTTGATAGCCTTACCCACATGCAGGCGAAACGGACCATCAGGCCGGGACAACCCCTTTCACCCTCGCTGTTACAGGCACAACAGCTCATTGAGAAAGGGGATACCGTCACCATCGAAGCCAGGGGTAACGGCCTTACCGTAAGAATGATGGGGACAGCACTGTCGGACGGTGAAGCCAACGAACAGATCAGGGTAAAAAACAACAGTTCTGAAAAAATCATCCGGGCAACGGTAACTGGCCCCAAACGGGTTGAGATAGTAATTTAA